GGGTTAAGAGCAACCACAACACAAGCGACTTTAACATCACATCTTCAccaaaaaccttaagacattcGATTTAtaggtcatctcacttatatgtTTGTATTATATGTTCCATTTGATTCCGAtccctcaattttttttctttccccttactttttattaatatgtttggTAGATGATTGTGAAAAGTTGAAGTATCAATCTAGCTGAGATATCTTCTTGTGATGTCTATGCACCtctttagttttaaaaaaatagataattgTGTTCAAACTCATTGTTAGAGCTTTCTATGAAACAAATTAATGTagcatttatttaattatgtctACCCTCACCAAATTTCACTTGAGCTACACACTACTTTATCTACTTGAAGGACATTGTCTTCTACTTTGTTTACCTTATTTTGAACTCATCTATTTTCCCACACTCTCATTACTTCTATGGTTCTGCTCCAAAGACTTCAACAAACCATAACAAAGTTTGGAAATTGCGTCTGACACATATTTTGCCGGATATCATAGGAAAAAACctttgaaattttcaaatttatccaTATAAACTAATTTCTTTCAAACTCCATAGTCTCTCTTCCACccaaatattttactttttaaacatGAAAGAAAGATAACCCATGAATTATTTGAATTGACATTGCAAATTGACAATCCATCCACTACTTTATCCCTCAACTTCACTCgagacaaacaaacaaacaagctTAGTATATCCTCCAAATAAGTCACACTTTCAATGGAAATTCTCACTCATATTGGTCTAAATTTAAATTAGTCTCCTAAATTATGAGGgtatcaatataattttttttaggagtTATGTGAATTGTAACTAAtcaaaaaattgtgtttgagtccatgtgagtttaactcagttggtcgGAACATCagattatatatgcaggagtcgGGATTCGAACCTCGGACAtctcatttattcaccttaagggtgaaatttctagccactaagctacttgaaaaaaaaaatgtttgaaattgttgtagtttttaactttttgtttttttcttaacCAACTGTAATCAGGTCTTTAATTTCAAGTGGACGATCAAATATATGACGTGGTTTAGGCAATTTGATCTGCTACGAGAATGATTTTCGAGTAGGATCTATTTTATTCATGGTCGGGTTGCCTCTCTAATGAGCGAGTCAAAAAATCAAACCCATTCTTCTTCTAAAGGAGAGTGACCGATGTTACCACCTCTCTCAACCACATTAGTTAATTATTGTACAATAAAGTGATTGAACACAAATGATTATTGTACTAAACTTTACCAGTGCTTGTTGTCCTATAAATTAAAGGGTTAAGACGTGAATATGCAATATTATCAACAGCAAAAACGTGACTGTGCAACatcaatattataaataaaaaaattgaaatcacTATATGAATATGCATTGGACATTTCAAAGGggcaacaaaataaaagtataatctaaaatttattaatatcAATAATAACACTCCTGGCTAATGGATAATGCAGAATCTTGGTAAAGTTTTTGCATGtaaaatgatcaaataattGTACAAGGACAAGCATGAAAGAATATGTAAACTTAAAGTTCATGTTACATGGGGACCAAATTCAATAAGACAAATGATTTGTGGAGCATTAACAAGGTTATTGGAAGTGTGAGTATGTATGTACGTACTCCTTCTTCTTCAAAAGGAATATAAAGAGAAAGAGCTATGCCTTTGTTCATAAGAAAATAATCATTAAAAATGGGTTTTGCCTTTTATGCTGTAGGAGACTACTAGAAAATCACAATTGATTTATATAGATACTGTATTTAATAATGGAAAAGCCAAAAACTTTGGGGACATGACTTAACTATTTACTATATATCTTtaattactttaattaattagttaaagaGTTGATATTCTATAGTCtctatcttaaaaaaataaaaataaatagagaattCTATTTGGTGATTGTGAAGATATATATTAGTATTTGTTTTTAACTGaaattcattaatcatttgaaaaattatttgaataatgTTTGTACTTACAAATACTTCTATGattatccttttttttaatacatttttttaatagaggTAATTATATTCGAAATACTTCTTATAGTCTTGTAtgtaagtaaaaaataaaaaaaacatttccttTAAGAAAGTAGGTAAAATGTATTTAATGATTGAAAAAATGTAttccattttcaattttctccttctttttgttttaaattaaagTAATTAATTGCAAACACTTCATCTCCTTTtgggtaaaattggaattatGACATTAAACATAATGATTGCAGTAAATTTTTGCTAATATTTAAGACTAAcaatttttctgttttgttgCTTATATTAAGACCGGAGTGAGTATGTCGGATATTAAatattccctccgtcccaaaatataagcaaaagtttgtcaacgaaaatgaatgtatttggtccaaattttgaactaaatacatcaagtttatttgactcatttttgcttatattttgggacggagggaatatTAGGTAGCTCACCAAGTTAGGATTTGAATTTTAGATCGATGCGTCGTGGAAATTTAGTTTCTCCCACTATATCCGACTCAATTTCCATTGGTTTCATATCAatgttaaaattgaaaataaaatagacatgTGTTTTTCACAgatttaaactttaaaatttaATGCGTTTAACAGTTACATAAAAGACCATCATATAACAAATGGACAACAAAAAAGATAGAGAGAACCAAAGGTAGTtgctttgatttgattttgaaatgtgattataatttataactaaGATAAAGGCTGAAGATTTGGCAAGTGACCttgcttttatatttttatatatttggcAAATGATCGATTTTGGATGTCATAATCCCCTTTCATATAAAAAATGGATCCACTATAGTCAATAAAAGGCGGCATTTATGCAGTTAGGATGATGTGGACCGTCTGATTCAGATCAGACGGTTAAGAAAATAgacaaatttgatttatttatatatatcatttaaaatacAAGTTAGATCTAGACTGATCAATGACCGTCCAATGTTAATTGAACGGTCTACAATATATGAATGTGTGAATGTAGGTTCCTGCGAGGAAACCCGATCCTTTAATATATGTATGTTTATCCCTATATATTTGAtctgttttgttttgaaaagaCTACCTTAATTATGAGtcttgttttaaaattaaaagtttagGTGAATTAACGGCAAAAGTTTATCAAGGTGGAGAGTGTTGATAGAGATACTTTCAAAATGAATTACGTAATTGATAAAAATCTTTAGGTTATTTACCAATAGTGAGAGTTGAACTTGAATTGACGCTCTTGTAAGGTATGCCGAGGCTATGGTTCGAATGAAGTTTCTTCATTTCTCTACATTTAAAGTATGAGTCTATAGCCACTAGGCTAATTGACAAGGAAAAAAATGCATGAAACGAAAACATATGTCTTATGACTCTAATCTTTTGTAATATCAACATGGAGATAAAAAATGAAGCAAGAAATATCACAAGCAACTTCATTACATTAAAATTAAGATTACAACAGTTTATATTTTACAATTTGAAAGAGCCGTAATTTCGTTAATAAACTCACAAtacttattttttcttcaatatatatatacccttttaaaattgtgaaataagGGACAAGTTTCTTTATTGTACTAAAACTCATCACCAAATATTGCACTAAACTTTTAAGGGAAtatcaaagataaaaaaagaaaaggagataagacattatttttaataataaacatGATATATCAACATATTGATGACGAATCTTGATTGCTTATTTTAAATGATTGGATTCATAGGATTACGACGAACTACTGAACATCGCAGAGGATTCTTCATTTCAAGAGAAAGCTTAAGACTTTCTGAAAGATCAATAGGTTGTATCGGAAGCCACACAAAATTGTGAAGAAGTTGTGCGAGCCAAAGATGAACCGTAGCTAAACCCAAAGCCCTTCCTGGGCAAACCCTGCGACCTGCACCGAAAGGTGCAAGTCTCAAATCTGAGCCCATAATAGAAACATCTTCTTTTAGAAATCGCTCCGGCTTAAAAGTCAAGGGATCTTCCCATACAGAAGAGTCATGAGATATAGCCCACATATTTACCATTGCAGTTGTGCCAGCTGGCACTAGGGTTTTATCTACATGGATATCATGGACAGCAAGACGGGCCCATGATAATAACGGGCCTGGTGGGTGTAGCCGGAGCACTTCCTTTACTATCGCTTGCAAGTAAGGGAGATTAGGAATGTCTGAGTCTTGCACGTGACTGTTTGGGCCAATGCACGTGTCAATCTCTTGGCGGGCTTTCATTTGTATGTCTTGGTGTAAAACCATTCTTGCCATGATCCATTCCAAGAGTATAGCAACTGTATCTGTTCCTCTAAATATCATTTCCTACATAATTAAAGACCAAACATTTGCATGCATGGCTATTATAagaatcaaataaatatattataataacttaacttggtgtttaattaatttatatatgcaTGCATGCCCACGAGTCTTAGAATGATTTAGtagtaattttcttttaagaaaacatggactcttttttttttaatatatatatttaagttttttttttggtacattatatGTAAGTTCTTATTATATGGACTATATATGGAGGGAACATATTAAAATGCATCTTATAAAAAATGGTAAACAATCCGGAACATATTTTATCCATATTTTTTCCAAAAATGGACTTATAATATGGAATTTCCCCCACCAATCAAGTTTTGTTAATATCTATTGAATAAGTTAATTTTCTACACATGCATATGCTTAGTTAGATAAGAGAAGAATTAGAAACTTACCCACAAAATAGCCACCATATCGGAATCACCTAACCTTTCCTCTTTGGGTAAAGATAACAGAGTGCTAAGAAAATCATTTTCCACAATTAGCAACTCTTGAgatctttttctttcttccacCATTTGACCAACAACACTAGTGACCTTAGTCGCCAATTTATGACACTTTCTCTTCACAccataaaaatccaaaaatttaaaaggaaaataatCTTCTAAATTAAACTTAGCAATTAACTCATACCCTTCCTTAACCATATTCCCCAACTCTTCACTTCCTCCTAAACTCAAACAATTAAAATTGCTAATGGAACCAAATACACTCTCCAAAATATTGCTAAAAGACCCTTCTTGCAATATCCCTCTAACTTCAACAATCCCTTTCTCCTCCATGTCTTTCCAAACTCTCACCGCCATTTCATCCACCACGCGTCGTCTAAGACTCTCTAAGCCGAGAATTCTCCTAGGAGAGAACATATTAAAGGCTGCAATCCTTCTTAGTTTTTTCCAATAGGTTCCGGAAGGAGCGAAACCAATGGCACGCTCGAACATAAGTAAACGAGCTGATTCTTTGATCGGACGGTCAGAAAAAGATGAtccaaataaaatttctcttGCAGTTTCAGGGTGGCTACTTATAACTACGCGTGTGGCTCCTAGACTCAGCATCATTAGCCTCTTCGCTTTCAAAGAAGTGGCTAATGAAGCGAGTTTTACGTGAGCCAAAGAACCCATTTGAGGTAAAGTTCCCACTATGGGCCAGCCCATGGGCCCAATGAGTTTTATGCTTTGGTTATAGTTCCTCCATGCAAAGCCTCCAGGGACAAGCCAGTAATTAATTAGGGAAATAGAGAGGATGGTAGAGATAAAGAGAGTATTAATTATTAGTGGCCAAGAGAGGGTGATTTGAAATATTGATCTAAGAACATGAAAGACAAGTGTTGTGATTAGGAGCCAAAGAAATGTTACCGTGGGTTTcatgtttatgaatttttttgctTAAAGGTGTGGAAGAGGAATTAATGGTTAAAGGTGTGTGTCATGAGATGAGGCTATATATACATCATGTGGGGATCATTGGTGTATATATAGGGCTTGGAAAGTGACTACCTAAGTTAAGCATCCTTGGTTAAGAATGTGACCATGGTTAACAAACGCACATacaaataacataattaaataatattaaatgatgtgattaattattttttttttaattcttttatttgTGCATGTGTGTGCttaatcatttttaatttaggGGTTGTATATgtttatatttgttgtaaatcgTGTGCGAGTGTTTAGTAGAATAATTTGGATGTATAAATGTctaatcaatttaattaattttaaaaggcCAAATGAGCTTCGGAATTTTTAAGATTAACATATTGGTAATATATTGATCTTTAAATTTGATCATGTGACCTTAGTTCAATTGATAGagatatcacattatatatgtaggatcGATGTTCGAACTATGAACAcctcatttattcattttaagggtgaaatttgttgccactagactacttgacaaaaaaaattgatttttttagttttttaagttttaaattgatcatttaatttatttatttttaagtactaAGTTTCTCTTTTAAGTTTAAGTAAGCTCAATGAATAGTTTGCATTTTAGGAAACTATGATTACAATTTTCAAGACATATATAGATTCTCCTAGCTAACTATCATGTAAGTATTTTTGTAACAGCCGCCAAGCGCACAATGTCATATCACTCAATAAACAATCACATGCacatttttgtaacaaatgATCATTAAAAAGATAAGAGTGTAATAATTTGTTACAAAGTTAAAagattaatttgaaacttaaaaaattaaaatgaccaatttgttataaattttaaacttaaaaatCTCTGAATATATTTGaccattttaaaaatatgaacattttttctaccaaaaaaaaatgaacatttatattatttatcacTCCAAAATTATAGTAATTATAGTAATAGAAACATCTATTAATTCTTTGGAGAAATAGAAATAGTcatattttttggtaaagaaaatagaaataatcATTACCCGGTGCAAATGAGTCAACATCCTCTAAATTTCTCAAAAACAATGGATGTCGATCTATTTATAAGAGAAATAATTGACACAAATATAAGATTAATGAGATCCATTCAAACATGAGTTGATTTCAACAAATCCTTCTGTCTACTTTTCTCTGAGACCCtccatttcattaaaaaaattcccAACCCTCCATTTCATTAAACAAATTCCTAGTACAAAGGTGTTGAGATTctcactatttaaaaaaaaaatgtgtaattCATTTGTAGAGATATAAGTCCAAAAAGTAGATAGTGCACTAAATTTAACGTACACATGCGACACTAAGtcttttatcatatttcctccggtcctttttataaggaacacttaggacaaaaaatttggtcctttttataagaaactttgaccaattttcaaatgttttaaatgttcaatttcacttatgcccttatttattatgagagagaatttaaaaataagtaaattagttgaataaagagtaattaaatgagggtatatatggaataaatttaaatttataagagtattaaatgaaaataattatgttaaatgtgattccttggtatgtgtgattttttcaaattgttccttataaagagtacttcaatccaatataaagAGGTTGTGACATGTACCAATATATATTCTGAGCAATGCACCAATGTCCATTTGTGTTTTTGTCAATGTCACATGTCAAAATCTCATGACCTTCCACATAACCACGTACATCAATttccttctttttctcttttaagCACTAACATAAAAGTGTTGCCCAAGGTTTTTAAATTACAATTGATACGGTGGTTGGCACTTCTGTCTTAACGTTTCAtgattgaataaataatttaatcaaGTTATATGTTAAGAAGTGTCACATCGGAATTGAGTTTGTTTGAATATGAGTTTACAAGTAAGACGTGATTTTCACTTTACAAATCGATTTTGTAACGTTGAGTTGGACTAAACTCTCAATTTTAAAATGGCATCAGAGTCTTTTTACGATCTGTTGGCCACCTGCTATCAAGCCGTTCACTGTTTATATGCATGCACCAAATCCAATAATAATGATAGATTTGAGGAGGTGTGTTGATCAAAAGTTTATCACATAAATGTCTTAACGTATTCATATAAATGATAAATTGTTTGTATAAGTTGTCCCAGGATTACAATGTCTATATTCTGTTTTCAAATCAGAAAAAATAGGGAACCAAGAGAGGAAGGTGTCTTGTTGATCTTACCCCAAACAATTCAACTTTGCAAGTGAATCCGACACTATCTGAAATGCGAGAATTAGGGTTAACGAGGGCATGGAATGAAAATGGTGATGATGCATTAATTAATCACTTGATCATATTTTAGGGGCATACTAGTAGTAGATTATAGACTCTGCTGTCTCTGCTGGTTGTTTTGTAGGCAGAACAAGAACACACAATCTATTGTCTCTGAGATTAAAGATTTGATGAGAAGCCAGTAAAGCCACAACTTGCTTCAAATAAAGTTTCCACTTCCCCGTGTTACCGGAGGGAATGATCTATCCTCCTCACAATACAAACATGGTTCAAGTACAATTTGTTTTCAATGAAATTGTACATCCTATCCTATGCTCACTTTTTCTGACCATGTTTTACAGTACTCACGCTTAGTTACCAATTATTGAGAGCAAGTCTTGCACAGGCACAAACCTAAATAATATAAtcacatcaattaatattattttattttatttttatttaatttgtcttGTTTGGGTGAACGTGTCTAACACTTATCATTTATATTTGTGTTTATACTAGCATTTTCCTCAAATATATATTCTCTCCTGTGTTCCATATATAAAGAAaagattatttttaaattcattataaatttaaaagttGATACTTGATATATTTATACAtcataatgaatttaaaaagtaaattttaccCACATAATTAACAACTGCAATCTTGTGATTTTTGTCTGTCATGTATTTCTTGTTTGTAATTGGATGGCTCCTCTCAATTTTCTCCCAAATGCAAGTTAAAGtgatagctttttttttttgacgtcaCATCCaaacaatatatttataaaattgagtGTGAGGTCAATAAATTTGATCACGTAAGTATAAAATTGGGCGGAAATTATTTAGAAAGGAGATACCAATTGCCAAATTACAAATAGGGAAAATGTAGGAGGCAAAATCGCACTAAACAAAAATGGGCAGCCACAATTGCAAATTTGCAATTAAACATATCATTT
This portion of the Trifolium pratense cultivar HEN17-A07 linkage group LG3, ARS_RC_1.1, whole genome shotgun sequence genome encodes:
- the LOC123914275 gene encoding cytochrome P450 78A5-like, with protein sequence MKPTVTFLWLLITTLVFHVLRSIFQITLSWPLIINTLFISTILSISLINYWLVPGGFAWRNYNQSIKLIGPMGWPIVGTLPQMGSLAHVKLASLATSLKAKRLMMLSLGATRVVISSHPETAREILFGSSFSDRPIKESARLLMFERAIGFAPSGTYWKKLRRIAAFNMFSPRRILGLESLRRRVVDEMAVRVWKDMEEKGIVEVRGILQEGSFSNILESVFGSISNFNCLSLGGSEELGNMVKEGYELIAKFNLEDYFPFKFLDFYGVKRKCHKLATKVTSVVGQMVEERKRSQELLIVENDFLSTLLSLPKEERLGDSDMVAILWEMIFRGTDTVAILLEWIMARMVLHQDIQMKARQEIDTCIGPNSHVQDSDIPNLPYLQAIVKEVLRLHPPGPLLSWARLAVHDIHVDKTLVPAGTTAMVNMWAISHDSSVWEDPLTFKPERFLKEDVSIMGSDLRLAPFGAGRRVCPGRALGLATVHLWLAQLLHNFVWLPIQPIDLSESLKLSLEMKNPLRCSVVRRNPMNPII